Proteins encoded together in one Miscanthus floridulus cultivar M001 chromosome 16, ASM1932011v1, whole genome shotgun sequence window:
- the LOC136511448 gene encoding uncharacterized protein encodes MRLGGGKKHGRLWIADGVIDSTTVPSLDAIRARSTSSSQPIRPRPSPALQQVQALQAELQETKRQSQEQNAELTAQLQAQKVTFEAAQKQMAEMMVIMQSLGQASGVPVQFSAPPPPTPAATPLQSADSNQPASASPGDPAFPSPSSHRLA; translated from the exons atgaggctcggaggaggcaagaagcacgggcggctgtggattgcagacggcgtcatcgactccaccactgttccctccctcgacgctatccgagcacggagcacgagctccagccagcccatacgtccacggccgtctccagcactgcagcaggtccaagcactccag gccgagctgcaagaaacaaaaaggcaaagtcaagagcagaacgcggagctgaccgcacagctgcaggcccagaaggtcacgttcgaggccgcgcagaagcagatggcggagatgatggtgatcatgcaaagtcttgggcaagcatcgggtgtacctgtgcagttttcagctcctccacctcctactcctgcagctactcct cttcaGTCCGCGGAttccaatcaacccgctagtgcgtcaccgggtgatcctgcttttccttcaccatcgtctcataggctagcttga
- the LOC136512656 gene encoding protein G1-like7, translating to MDSSGPAAGPSSSAARGGDDDAHAPQQQVQPLAQAQPQPQAAAPPQPPPQQHLSRYESQKRRDWNTFLQYLGNHRPPLTLARCSGAHVIEFLKYLDQFGKTKVHAAGCAYFGQPNPPAPCPCPLRQAWGSLDALIGRLRAAYEESGHAPESNPFAARAVRIYLRDVRDAQAKARGIPYEKKSRKRKQPAASGEASSSSAAAAAAREAAAAGSAGDGSSGSAAAAKAAPTTGQGS from the coding sequence ATGGATTCCTCGGGGCCAGCCGCGGGGCCGTCGTCCTCGGCGGCGaggggcggcgacgacgacgcacACGCGCCGCAGCAGCAGGTCCAGCCGCTGGCTCaggcgcagccgcagccgcaggccGCTGCCCCGccccagccgccgccgcagcagcatcTCAGCAGGTACGAGTCGCAGAAGCGGCGGGACTGGAACACGTTCCTGCAGTACCTGGGGAACCACCGGCCGCCGCTCACGCTGGCGCGGTGCAGCGGCGCGCACGTCATCGAGTTCCTCAAGTACCTGGACCAGTTCGGCAAGACCAAGGTGCACGCCGCCGGGTGCGCCTACTTCGGCCAGCCTAACCCGCCGgcgccgtgcccgtgcccgcTACGCCAGGCCTGGGGCTCCCTCGACGCGCTCATCGGCCGCCTGCGCGCCGCGTACGAGGAGAGCGGCCACGCGCCGGAGTCCAACCCCTTCGCGGCGCGCGCCGTGCGGATCTACCTCCGCGACGTCCGCGACGCGCAGGCCAAGGCAAGGGGCATACCCTACGAGAAGAAGAGCCGCAAGCGCAAGCAGCCGGCGGCCTCAGGGGAGGCGTCGTCGTCTTCggccgcggcagcagcagcacgggAGGCTGCTGCCGCCGGGAGCGCCGGTGACGGGTCCAgtggcagcgcggcggcggcgaaaGCTGCACCGACCACCGGCCAGGGAAGCTAG